A portion of the Clostridium gelidum genome contains these proteins:
- a CDS encoding Mini-ribonuclease 3 — translation MLDDLRMREFSKDEARMLNPLQLAIIGDGIFEVFIRTNILTQNTALSANKIHVKAIGYVKAKSQSCIMHEIEEFLTEEEDAVYKRGRNAKSPTVPKNAEVRDYRMATGFEALVGYLYLTGNKERLEFIFNKSIEIIK, via the coding sequence ATGTTAGATGATTTAAGAATGAGAGAATTTTCAAAAGATGAAGCAAGAATGTTAAACCCACTTCAATTAGCAATAATTGGAGATGGAATATTCGAAGTTTTTATTAGGACTAATATTTTGACACAGAATACAGCATTATCAGCGAATAAAATTCACGTTAAGGCCATTGGGTATGTTAAAGCAAAAAGTCAATCATGCATAATGCATGAAATTGAAGAATTTCTAACTGAGGAAGAAGATGCTGTGTATAAGAGAGGGAGAAATGCTAAGTCTCCAACGGTTCCTAAGAATGCAGAAGTAAGAGATTATAGAATGGCAACAGGTTTCGAGGCGTTAGTAGGATATTTATATTTAACAGGAAATAAAGAAAGATTAGAATTTATATTTAATAAAAGTATTGAAATTATAAAGTAA
- the rplA gene encoding 50S ribosomal protein L1, whose product MGKKYIESAKLIDKSALYNPMDALELTLKTAKANFDETIELHVRLGVDPRHADQQVRGAVVLPNGTGKTVRVLVFAKGDKAAEAQAAGADFVGADELVQKIQSENWFDYDVVVATPDMMGVVGRIGRVLGPKGLMPNPKSGTVTFDVAKAIEEIKAGKVEYRVDKTSIVHCPIGKKSFGNEKLKENFKALMDALVKAKPSAAKGQYLKSVSVSSTMGPSARINPTKALD is encoded by the coding sequence ATGGGAAAGAAATATATTGAAAGTGCAAAGCTTATAGATAAAAGTGCATTATATAATCCAATGGATGCATTAGAGCTTACATTAAAGACTGCAAAGGCAAACTTTGATGAAACTATTGAATTACATGTAAGACTTGGAGTAGATCCAAGACATGCAGACCAACAAGTTAGAGGAGCAGTTGTATTACCAAACGGAACAGGCAAGACAGTTAGAGTTCTTGTGTTTGCAAAGGGAGATAAGGCAGCAGAAGCTCAAGCAGCTGGAGCAGATTTCGTTGGAGCTGATGAATTAGTTCAAAAAATCCAAAGTGAAAATTGGTTTGATTATGATGTAGTTGTTGCAACTCCAGATATGATGGGTGTTGTAGGTAGAATTGGTAGAGTATTAGGACCTAAGGGATTAATGCCAAATCCAAAGTCAGGAACAGTAACCTTTGATGTTGCTAAAGCAATTGAAGAAATCAAAGCGGGTAAAGTTGAATATAGAGTAGATAAAACATCTATAGTTCATTGCCCAATTGGAAAGAAATCATTTGGAAATGAAAAATTAAAGGAAAACTTTAAAGCATTAATGGATGCGCTAGTTAAAGCAAAACCATCAGCGGCAAAGGGACAATATTTAAAATCGGTATCTGTTTCAAGTACAATGGGACCAAGTGCAAGAATTAATCCTACAAAAGCTTTAGATTAG
- a CDS encoding NYN domain-containing protein, which produces MKTIFVDGYNVVNSWPDLKQKKDFSFEGARQTLIDKLHNYGVFKACKIVLVFDAHKVIGSLEKKEEINKNISVVFTKDGETADSYIEKNVNALGRKHEIVVVTSDNLEQQTVFQRGAVRMSSLEFYNEVLNVEKSIKLKSDKNKSAQKNIISDNIDDKTAKILEEIRRSK; this is translated from the coding sequence GTGAAAACTATTTTTGTGGATGGGTATAATGTGGTAAATAGCTGGCCGGATTTAAAGCAAAAAAAAGATTTTAGCTTCGAAGGTGCAAGACAAACATTGATAGATAAGCTACATAATTATGGAGTTTTTAAAGCTTGCAAAATAGTATTAGTATTTGATGCACATAAAGTTATAGGGAGTTTAGAAAAAAAAGAAGAAATAAACAAAAATATTTCTGTGGTTTTTACAAAAGATGGAGAAACTGCAGATAGTTATATTGAAAAAAACGTAAATGCATTAGGCCGAAAACATGAAATAGTTGTGGTTACTTCAGATAACTTAGAACAACAAACTGTTTTTCAAAGAGGTGCAGTTAGAATGTCATCCCTAGAATTCTATAATGAAGTACTAAATGTAGAAAAATCTATAAAACTTAAAAGTGATAAAAATAAAAGTGCACAAAAAAATATTATAAGTGATAATATAGATGACAAGACAGCTAAAATATTAGAAGAAATTAGAAGAAGCAAGTAA
- the tuf gene encoding elongation factor Tu has protein sequence MAKAKYERTKPHVNIGTIGHVDHGKTTLTAAITTVLSKKGFAQAFDYAAIDKAPEEKERGITINTSHVEYETENRHYAHVDCPGHADYVKNMITGAAQMDGAILVVSAADGPMPQTREHILLGSRVGIEYMVVFLNKADMVDDPELLELVEMEVRELLSEYDFPGDDIPVVTGSALKALENPEDPESIKCINELMDAVDSYIPTPERATDKPFLMPIEDVFTITGRGTVATGRVEAGVLHVGDEVEIVGLSEEKKKVVVTGIEMFRKLLDDAQAGDNIGALLRGVQRADIQRGQVLAKANSVHPHTNFVGQVYVLKKEEGGRHTPFFDGYRPQFYFRTTDVTGSIKLPDGMEMVMPGDHIDMKVELITPIAMDEGLRFAIREGGRTVGSGVVTSIQK, from the coding sequence ATGGCAAAAGCAAAGTATGAAAGAACCAAGCCACATGTTAATATTGGAACAATAGGTCACGTAGACCATGGTAAGACAACATTAACAGCAGCAATAACAACAGTATTATCAAAGAAGGGTTTTGCACAAGCCTTTGATTATGCAGCAATAGACAAAGCACCAGAAGAAAAAGAAAGAGGAATTACAATTAATACATCACATGTTGAGTATGAAACAGAAAACAGACATTATGCTCACGTTGACTGTCCAGGACATGCCGATTATGTTAAGAACATGATTACAGGAGCAGCACAAATGGATGGAGCTATATTAGTTGTATCAGCAGCAGATGGTCCAATGCCACAAACAAGAGAACATATACTATTAGGATCAAGAGTTGGAATAGAATATATGGTAGTATTCTTAAACAAAGCTGATATGGTAGATGATCCAGAATTATTAGAATTAGTTGAAATGGAAGTTAGAGAATTATTAAGTGAATATGACTTCCCAGGAGATGATATTCCAGTAGTAACAGGATCAGCATTAAAAGCATTAGAAAACCCAGAAGATCCAGAATCAATTAAGTGTATAAATGAATTGATGGACGCTGTAGATAGTTATATACCAACACCAGAAAGAGCTACAGATAAGCCATTCTTAATGCCAATAGAAGATGTATTTACAATCACTGGTAGAGGAACAGTTGCAACAGGAAGAGTTGAAGCTGGAGTACTTCACGTAGGAGACGAAGTAGAAATCGTAGGATTAAGTGAAGAAAAGAAGAAAGTTGTAGTAACTGGAATTGAAATGTTCAGAAAGTTATTAGATGATGCGCAAGCAGGAGATAATATCGGAGCATTATTAAGAGGAGTACAAAGAGCTGATATCCAAAGAGGTCAAGTATTGGCAAAAGCAAATTCAGTACATCCACATACTAACTTTGTAGGTCAAGTATATGTATTAAAGAAAGAAGAAGGCGGAAGACATACACCATTCTTTGATGGATATAGACCACAATTTTATTTCAGAACAACAGATGTTACAGGATCAATAAAATTACCAGATGGAATGGAAATGGTAATGCCAGGAGACCACATTGATATGAAAGTAGAATTAATCACACCAATCGCAATGGATGAAGGATTAAGATTCGCTATTAGAGAAGGTGGAAGAACAGTAGGTTCTGGAGTTGTTACTAGCATACAAAAATAA
- the secE gene encoding preprotein translocase subunit SecE produces the protein MSVKNNAKTEKTIKGNGLFVFFTEVKSEVKRIIWPSKDETKKAFIAVIVFTLMYTILVGGLDFIFENLFKIILKLK, from the coding sequence ATGTCAGTAAAAAACAATGCAAAAACTGAAAAAACTATAAAAGGTAATGGCTTGTTTGTTTTTTTTACAGAGGTTAAATCAGAGGTTAAGCGAATAATTTGGCCTTCAAAAGATGAGACAAAGAAAGCATTTATTGCAGTTATAGTATTCACGCTAATGTATACCATATTAGTTGGTGGACTGGACTTTATTTTCGAGAACCTCTTTAAAATAATTTTAAAATTGAAGTAA
- the nusG gene encoding transcription termination/antitermination protein NusG: MSDRARWYVVHTYSGYENKVKANLEKAIENRNLQALIHDIQVPMEEVIEEKDGKQKVLLKKKFPGYVLIKMLMGDEAWYVVRNTRGVTGFVGPGSKPVPLSDEEVESMGVLESPIEIDLEIGESIRIISGPLRESIAIIQEIILEKRKVKALVDMFGRETLAELDFNQVEKLV; encoded by the coding sequence ATGAGTGATAGAGCAAGATGGTATGTAGTACATACATACTCAGGATATGAAAATAAAGTTAAAGCAAATTTAGAAAAAGCAATTGAAAATAGAAATCTTCAAGCACTAATCCATGATATACAAGTACCTATGGAAGAAGTGATTGAAGAAAAAGACGGAAAACAAAAAGTCTTATTGAAGAAAAAGTTTCCGGGTTATGTGCTTATAAAAATGTTAATGGGCGATGAAGCGTGGTATGTTGTAAGAAATACAAGAGGCGTAACAGGATTCGTTGGTCCAGGATCAAAACCAGTTCCTCTTTCAGATGAAGAAGTTGAATCAATGGGAGTTTTAGAAAGTCCTATTGAGATTGATTTAGAGATAGGGGAAAGCATTAGAATTATCTCAGGGCCGTTGAGAGAATCAATAGCTATAATACAAGAGATAATTTTAGAAAAGCGTAAAGTGAAAGCTTTAGTAGATATGTTCGGCAGGGAAACTCTTGCTGAATTAGACTTTAATCAAGTTGAAAAATTAGTTTAA
- the rplL gene encoding 50S ribosomal protein L7/L12: MTREDIIQAIKEMSVLDLNELVKACEEEFGVSAAAAVVAGGAVAGAAAEEKTEFDVVLVSTGDNKIKVIKAVREITGLGLKEAKEIVDGAPKTLKEGVSKDEANDMKAKLEEVGAAVEVK; this comes from the coding sequence ATGACAAGAGAAGATATAATTCAAGCAATAAAAGAAATGAGCGTTTTAGATTTAAATGAATTAGTAAAGGCTTGTGAAGAAGAATTTGGAGTAAGTGCTGCTGCTGCTGTTGTAGCTGGAGGTGCTGTAGCTGGAGCTGCTGCTGAAGAAAAAACTGAGTTCGACGTAGTATTAGTAAGTACAGGAGATAACAAAATTAAAGTTATCAAAGCAGTTAGAGAAATAACTGGATTAGGATTAAAAGAAGCTAAAGAAATAGTTGATGGAGCTCCTAAGACATTAAAAGAAGGCGTTTCTAAAGATGAAGCTAACGATATGAAAGCTAAATTAGAAGAAGTTGGAGCTGCTGTAGAAGTTAAGTAG
- the sigH gene encoding RNA polymerase sporulation sigma factor SigH, producing MRIFLDFRDKSDEEIVAQVKSGDNRAQEYLISKYENFVKAKAKSYFLIGADKEDIYQEGMIGLYKAIRDFNPEKSTSFKAFAEICIIRQIITAIKTATRQKHIPLNTYISLNKPIYEEESERTLLDVLAGIKITDPEELMISKEQIEYIEEKISKVLSGLELEVLTSYLDGKSYQEIACDLEKHSKSIDNALQRVKRKLEKCLDLK from the coding sequence TTGAGAATTTTTTTAGATTTCAGAGATAAATCAGACGAAGAAATTGTTGCACAAGTTAAAAGTGGAGATAATAGAGCCCAAGAATATTTAATTTCAAAATATGAAAACTTTGTAAAAGCGAAGGCTAAATCATACTTTTTAATAGGAGCGGACAAGGAAGATATTTATCAAGAGGGCATGATAGGGTTATATAAAGCTATCAGAGACTTCAATCCAGAAAAATCAACATCATTTAAAGCTTTTGCAGAAATATGTATAATTAGACAAATTATAACTGCAATAAAAACGGCTACTAGGCAAAAACATATTCCATTAAATACTTATATATCTTTAAATAAACCAATCTATGAAGAAGAATCTGAGAGAACTCTTTTAGATGTATTAGCGGGAATAAAAATTACAGATCCAGAAGAATTAATGATAAGTAAAGAACAAATAGAATATATTGAAGAAAAAATTTCTAAGGTATTATCTGGGTTAGAATTAGAAGTTCTTACATCATACTTAGACGGCAAATCATATCAAGAGATTGCATGTGATTTGGAGAAACATTCAAAGTCTATTGATAATGCATTGCAAAGAGTAAAAAGAAAATTAGAAAAGTGCTTAGATTTAAAGTAA
- the rplJ gene encoding 50S ribosomal protein L10 has translation MNKNRELKEAKVAEIKEKLEKSKAVVLAKYQGLTVEEDTTLRKNLREAGVEYKVYKNTLVILAAKELGLDGIVEYLEGPISVAFGYEDVTVAAKVLNDFAKDHKSLELRAGIVEGEIFDEAKIKQLATIPSKEILIAKLLGSIKSPISSFARVLSAIADSKGTESAE, from the coding sequence ATGAATAAAAACAGAGAACTTAAAGAAGCAAAAGTTGCTGAGATTAAGGAAAAATTAGAAAAATCAAAAGCTGTTGTTCTTGCTAAGTATCAAGGCTTAACTGTTGAAGAAGATACTACTCTTAGAAAAAATTTAAGAGAAGCTGGAGTTGAATACAAAGTATATAAAAATACTTTAGTTATTTTAGCAGCTAAAGAATTAGGATTAGATGGTATAGTAGAATATTTAGAAGGACCTATATCTGTTGCATTCGGTTATGAAGATGTTACAGTAGCAGCTAAAGTGCTAAATGATTTTGCTAAAGATCATAAAAGTCTAGAATTAAGGGCAGGTATTGTAGAAGGAGAAATCTTTGATGAAGCTAAGATTAAACAATTAGCAACAATACCATCAAAAGAAATCCTTATTGCAAAACTTCTTGGAAGTATCAAGTCTCCAATATCAAGCTTTGCACGTGTATTAAGTGCTATTGCTGATAGCAAGGGAACTGAATCTGCAGAATAA
- the rpoB gene encoding DNA-directed RNA polymerase subunit beta has product MVHPVQVGKRTRMSFGKVDDVTEMPNLIEVQLDSYEWFLREGLHEVFEDINPITNFTGNLVLEFIDYKLDMENIKYSVEECKERDSTYAAPLKVSIRLQNNETGEIKEQEVFMGDFPLMTEQGTFVINGAERVIVSQLVRSPGVYYNYSRDKSGKKLYSATVIPNRGAWLEYETDSNDIIYVRIDKTRKLSITILARAMGLGSDQELLDFFGEEERFRASIEKDNTKTKEEALLEIYKRLRPGEPPTVDSAISLIDTLFFDAKRYDLSRVGRYKFNKKLALSLRIANQVAANDIVNPQTGEIIAEKGQKISRLMAEDIQNIGIKSVDVLIDDKVIKVISNNFVDIKKQVSFDTSDLGIKELVHYPTLKEILDNFSDEKSIKEEIKKNISRLIPKHIIRDDIFATISYELGLTYGIGYVDDIDHLGNRRLRSVGELLQNQFRIGLSRMERVVKERMTIQDQESITPQMLINIRPVAAAIKEFFGSSQLSQFMDQTNPLSELTHKRRLSALGPGGLSRERAGFEVRDVHHSHYGRMCPIETPEGPNIGLINSLATFAKVNEYGFIETPYRIVDKENARATEEIRYFTADEEDQFLIAQAKEPMDEKGHFVNKKVTIRHLEDVLDVPATEVDLIDVSARQMVSVATAMIPFLENDDATRALMGSNMQRQAVPLLISQAPIVGTGIEFKAAVDSGVLPKAKNAGVVTYVSGSEIRVKRESDGKTDIYKMLKFKRSNSGTCINQKPIVDTGEIVFKNQVIADGPSTDLGEIALGKNIRMGFITWEGYNYEDAMLISEELVREDVFTSMHIEEYECEARDTKLGPEEITRDIPNVSDDSLKDVDDRGIIRIGAEVRSGDILVGKVTPKGETELTAEERLLRAIFGEKAREVRDTSLRVPHGEAGIIVDIKVFTRENGDELNPGVNELVRCYIAQKRKISVGDKMAGRHGNKGVISRILPEEDMPFLPDGRPLQICLNPLGVPSRMNIGQVLEVHLGWAASHLGWHISTPVFDGATQPEITECMLKAGFREDAKTILYDGRTGEPFDNPVTVGIMYILKLHHLVDDKIHARSTGPYSLVTQQPLGGKAQFGGQRFGEMEVWALEAYGAAHTLQEILTVKSDDVVGRVKTYEAIVKGENIPEPGVPESFKVLIKELQALCLDIKVLNNDHEEVTLKEFVDDDMANLEVNIESSEGVIVPEPEIIDDSYDQTKDEDIDEVDYEENVDIDEIESELELDDFNDEH; this is encoded by the coding sequence ATGGTACATCCTGTCCAAGTTGGAAAAAGAACAAGAATGAGTTTTGGTAAGGTTGATGACGTTACTGAAATGCCGAATTTAATTGAGGTACAATTAGATTCTTATGAATGGTTTTTAAGAGAAGGGTTGCACGAAGTATTTGAGGATATTAATCCTATCACAAACTTCACAGGAAATTTAGTACTTGAGTTCATAGATTATAAACTTGATATGGAAAATATCAAGTATTCTGTCGAAGAATGCAAAGAAAGAGATTCAACTTATGCGGCACCATTAAAAGTTTCAATCAGACTACAAAACAATGAAACTGGTGAAATTAAAGAACAAGAAGTGTTTATGGGTGATTTCCCATTAATGACAGAACAAGGTACATTTGTAATAAATGGTGCTGAGAGAGTTATAGTTAGTCAATTAGTAAGATCTCCAGGAGTATATTATAACTACTCTAGAGATAAGAGTGGTAAAAAATTATATTCAGCAACTGTAATCCCTAATAGAGGTGCATGGTTAGAGTATGAAACAGATTCTAACGATATAATTTATGTGAGAATTGATAAGACAAGAAAATTATCAATTACTATTTTAGCAAGAGCTATGGGATTAGGTAGTGATCAAGAATTATTAGATTTCTTTGGAGAAGAAGAAAGATTTAGAGCTTCAATAGAAAAAGACAATACTAAAACTAAAGAAGAAGCATTGCTTGAAATATATAAGAGATTAAGACCAGGAGAACCACCAACAGTAGATAGTGCTATCTCTTTAATTGATACGCTGTTTTTTGATGCAAAAAGATATGATTTATCTAGAGTTGGTAGATACAAGTTTAATAAAAAACTTGCATTAAGTTTAAGAATTGCTAATCAAGTAGCAGCAAATGATATTGTTAATCCACAAACTGGTGAGATTATAGCAGAAAAAGGGCAAAAAATAAGTAGATTAATGGCTGAAGATATTCAAAACATAGGTATTAAATCAGTTGATGTCTTAATAGATGATAAAGTCATTAAGGTAATTAGCAATAACTTTGTAGATATAAAGAAGCAAGTTTCTTTTGATACTTCAGATTTGGGAATAAAAGAATTAGTTCATTATCCTACATTAAAGGAAATATTAGATAATTTCTCGGATGAAAAAAGTATTAAAGAAGAGATAAAGAAAAATATTAGTAGACTTATTCCAAAACACATTATAAGAGATGATATATTTGCAACTATTAGTTATGAATTAGGATTAACTTATGGAATAGGTTATGTTGATGATATAGATCACTTGGGCAATAGAAGATTAAGATCTGTAGGAGAGTTATTACAAAATCAATTTAGAATTGGTTTATCTAGAATGGAAAGAGTAGTTAAAGAAAGAATGACTATTCAAGACCAAGAATCAATAACTCCTCAGATGTTAATTAACATAAGACCAGTGGCAGCAGCTATTAAAGAATTTTTTGGTAGTTCTCAATTATCACAATTCATGGATCAAACAAATCCATTGTCAGAATTGACACATAAAAGAAGATTATCAGCATTAGGACCAGGAGGTCTTTCAAGAGAAAGAGCTGGTTTTGAAGTTAGAGACGTTCATCATTCTCATTATGGAAGAATGTGCCCAATCGAGACACCAGAAGGCCCAAATATCGGGCTTATTAACTCGTTAGCTACATTTGCTAAAGTTAATGAATATGGTTTTATTGAAACACCATACAGAATTGTTGATAAAGAAAATGCAAGAGCAACAGAAGAAATAAGATACTTCACAGCTGATGAAGAAGATCAATTCTTAATTGCTCAAGCTAAAGAGCCTATGGATGAAAAAGGACATTTTGTTAACAAAAAAGTAACAATAAGACACTTAGAAGACGTATTAGATGTACCAGCTACAGAAGTTGATTTAATTGACGTATCTGCAAGACAAATGGTATCAGTAGCTACTGCTATGATTCCATTCCTTGAAAATGATGATGCAACAAGAGCGCTTATGGGATCAAATATGCAACGTCAAGCAGTTCCATTATTAATTTCACAAGCACCAATTGTTGGTACTGGTATAGAATTTAAAGCTGCTGTAGATTCAGGAGTACTACCGAAAGCAAAGAATGCAGGGGTTGTTACTTATGTATCAGGTAGTGAAATTCGAGTTAAGAGAGAATCAGATGGAAAAACAGATATATATAAAATGCTGAAATTCAAGAGAAGTAATTCAGGAACTTGTATTAATCAAAAGCCTATAGTAGATACGGGTGAAATAGTATTTAAGAATCAAGTAATTGCAGATGGTCCGTCTACAGATTTAGGAGAAATTGCATTAGGTAAAAACATCAGAATGGGATTTATAACTTGGGAAGGTTATAACTATGAAGATGCTATGTTAATTTCTGAAGAATTGGTTAGAGAAGATGTCTTTACATCTATGCATATAGAAGAATATGAATGTGAAGCTAGAGATACAAAACTTGGACCAGAAGAAATAACAAGAGATATACCAAATGTAAGTGATGACTCACTTAAAGATGTTGATGATAGAGGTATTATCAGAATAGGTGCAGAAGTAAGATCAGGAGATATATTAGTTGGTAAAGTGACACCAAAGGGTGAAACTGAACTTACAGCAGAAGAAAGACTATTAAGAGCAATTTTTGGAGAAAAGGCAAGAGAAGTAAGAGATACTTCATTAAGAGTTCCTCACGGAGAAGCTGGAATAATAGTTGATATAAAAGTGTTTACAAGAGAAAATGGAGATGAATTAAATCCAGGAGTAAATGAACTTGTAAGATGTTATATTGCACAAAAAAGAAAGATTTCAGTTGGAGATAAAATGGCAGGACGTCATGGTAATAAAGGGGTTATCTCTAGAATATTACCAGAAGAGGATATGCCATTCTTACCAGATGGCAGACCACTTCAAATATGTTTAAATCCACTTGGAGTACCTTCTCGTATGAATATCGGGCAAGTACTTGAAGTACATTTGGGTTGGGCAGCTAGCCATTTGGGTTGGCATATATCCACACCAGTATTTGATGGTGCAACTCAACCTGAAATTACGGAGTGCATGTTAAAGGCTGGTTTTAGGGAAGATGCTAAAACTATATTGTATGACGGTAGAACTGGAGAACCATTTGATAATCCAGTAACTGTTGGTATAATGTATATTTTAAAACTTCACCATTTGGTAGATGATAAGATTCATGCTAGATCTACAGGTCCTTACTCGCTAGTTACTCAACAACCATTAGGAGGTAAAGCTCAATTTGGTGGTCAAAGATTTGGTGAAATGGAAGTTTGGGCATTAGAAGCATATGGAGCAGCACATACGTTACAAGAAATATTAACTGTTAAGTCAGATGATGTTGTAGGTAGAGTTAAGACGTATGAAGCTATAGTTAAGGGCGAGAATATACCAGAACCAGGAGTTCCTGAATCATTTAAGGTTCTTATTAAAGAACTACAAGCTTTATGCTTAGACATTAAAGTTTTAAACAATGATCATGAAGAAGTAACTTTGAAAGAATTTGTAGATGACGACATGGCAAATTTAGAAGTTAATATAGAAAGTTCTGAGGGAGTAATTGTACCAGAACCAGAAATTATAGATGATAGTTATGATCAAACTAAAGATGAAGATATAGACGAAGTTGATTATGAAGAGAACGTTGATATAGACGAAATTGAAAGTGAATTAGAACTAGACGATTTTAATGATGAACACTAA
- the rpmG gene encoding 50S ribosomal protein L33 — translation MRTKVTLACTECKQRNYDSMKNKKNNPDRLEMKKYCKFCKKHTLHRETK, via the coding sequence ATGAGAACAAAAGTAACTTTAGCATGCACAGAGTGTAAACAAAGAAATTATGATTCAATGAAAAACAAAAAAAATAATCCGGATAGATTAGAAATGAAAAAGTATTGTAAATTCTGTAAAAAGCACACTCTTCATAGAGAAACAAAATAA
- the rplK gene encoding 50S ribosomal protein L11, which produces MAKKVTGMIKLQLQAGKATPAPPVGPALGQHGVNIMGFCKEFNAKTANQAGYIIPVVITVYQDRSFSFILKTPPAAVLIKKEIGLESGSGVPNKTKVGKLTQEQLKKIAETKMPDLNAANVESAMRMIAGTARSMGVTIEE; this is translated from the coding sequence ATGGCTAAGAAAGTAACTGGAATGATTAAACTTCAACTTCAAGCAGGAAAGGCAACACCAGCTCCACCTGTAGGTCCAGCTTTAGGTCAACACGGTGTAAACATAATGGGATTCTGTAAGGAGTTCAATGCAAAAACTGCAAATCAAGCTGGGTATATAATACCAGTAGTTATTACAGTTTACCAAGATAGATCTTTTAGCTTTATATTAAAGACTCCTCCAGCAGCAGTTCTAATCAAGAAAGAAATAGGATTAGAAAGTGGTTCTGGAGTGCCTAATAAAACAAAAGTTGGTAAGTTGACTCAAGAACAACTTAAAAAGATCGCTGAAACTAAAATGCCAGATTTAAATGCTGCAAATGTTGAATCAGCAATGAGAATGATTGCAGGAACAGCTAGAAGTATGGGCGTAACTATTGAAGAATAA
- the rlmB gene encoding 23S rRNA (guanosine(2251)-2'-O)-methyltransferase RlmB, whose product MQGKAKNFNSKGKFIKSEKNDEKTGIRDKDKNYSETKSKLKKENTAEVSISKENSQVEEREDIVIGRNAVIEALKGDRTIETLYIANTKLEGSINIIVGLAKEKRVLIKEVDKRKLDSMCDGATHQGVIAKVTPYKYSEVSDILALAEERGEAPFIVILDEVEDPHNLGSIVRTAELFGVHGIIIPKRRSASVSATVYKSSVGAIEHVKIAKVTNLNVTIEDLKQKGIWVYGADIRAEEYSYQVDFSGPCAIIIGNEGRGISKLTVQKCDKLIKIPMVGKINSLNASVAGGIIMYEVLKGRLK is encoded by the coding sequence ATGCAAGGCAAGGCGAAAAATTTTAATTCAAAAGGTAAATTTATTAAAAGTGAAAAGAATGACGAGAAAACTGGAATAAGAGATAAAGACAAAAATTATAGTGAGACTAAAAGTAAGCTAAAAAAGGAAAACACAGCAGAGGTTAGTATAAGCAAAGAAAATAGTCAGGTTGAAGAGCGGGAAGATATAGTTATTGGTAGAAATGCAGTAATTGAGGCTCTGAAAGGCGATAGAACAATTGAAACATTATACATAGCGAATACTAAATTGGAAGGATCCATAAATATAATTGTTGGTTTAGCAAAAGAAAAAAGAGTTTTGATTAAAGAAGTAGATAAAAGAAAACTTGATTCAATGTGTGATGGAGCAACCCATCAAGGCGTAATAGCAAAGGTAACTCCGTATAAGTATTCAGAGGTATCAGACATATTAGCGTTAGCAGAAGAAAGAGGAGAAGCACCATTCATTGTTATATTAGATGAAGTTGAAGATCCACATAACTTAGGATCAATAGTACGAACTGCAGAATTGTTTGGAGTACACGGAATAATAATTCCAAAGAGAAGAAGTGCATCTGTAAGTGCAACCGTATATAAATCTTCAGTGGGTGCAATAGAGCATGTGAAAATAGCTAAAGTAACAAATTTAAATGTAACAATAGAAGATTTAAAACAAAAAGGTATTTGGGTTTATGGAGCAGATATAAGAGCAGAAGAATATAGTTACCAAGTAGACTTTAGTGGGCCTTGTGCAATTATAATTGGAAATGAAGGTAGAGGAATTTCTAAATTAACAGTACAAAAATGTGATAAACTAATAAAGATACCAATGGTCGGAAAGATTAACTCTTTAAATGCCTCGGTAGCTGGTGGTATAATTATGTATGAAGTCTTAAAAGGACGATTGAAATAG